Genomic segment of uncultured Desulfobacter sp.:
AAAAAGGGGTAAAGGCGCAGACACAACGGGATATAGGGGACCTTCCACTTGCCTTGGTCGTCGATATAGGGGTGTGTCCCGTTTTCAATGGAGAGGAGCACATTGGGAACAGGACTGCCGTCACCCAGCAGAACAATGGGATAAAAATTTGCCGCCTGCTGCAGTTCCGTAAGGGAGATTGGTACGGATGAAAGAGATTTTGCAAAATTAAAATGAGACAGCTCTGAGAATCTAAGTGCCTGATGTTTTTCAGGGTCAAGGGGTTCAAAATTGTCCGGCAGTGTACGCATCTCACTCATGACGATAATTTCCTATATAAAATTTTGGTTTGACAATGTGGTGCTTCAAATCAAAGGTTTCAGGATCCGGATGCTGTGGACTCATTTTTTTGAAATAGCAGTCCAAATTTTGAAAGAGACTGCAGATGGCTGTAAACCAAGGAAAGAGTTCCTTTTCTGACCAGATTAGCCAAAAAGGCATCGTCCATGGTGATCAGTTTTTCCATGTCCACCCCTTTGAATCCGTCAATCCCCCTTTTTGTACCGTTTACATTGAATTCGATTTTCCGGTCCACGATCAGTTCCTTGTCTGCCAAGACAGCAAAAAGGGCCTGGGTACCCGCTATTTCCTTTTGATATTGAGTTAATGCCTTAAGAATACCTTGGGTAAATTCATTGGCTTCTCCATCAGCCGTAAACATGGGGTCTCCCATGCCGGAAGCAAAATGCGGGGCGTCCGGGTCAATGCAGAGAGCAAACGTCTCTTCCTGGGCTCCGGTTTTGACCAGGGTAAAGGGGTACATCCGGATGCTGAAGGGAATATACGGCACTTTCCATTCTCCCCGGGAAGTCGCATAGGCATTCTCCCCTTCTGCGATGCCAAGCAGTGCCATGGGCAGACAAACACCGTCTTTGGGGAAAACAATGGGATAGTATTGGCAGGCCTGGGGGATTTCTGAAAAGGAAAGCTGGACTGCCGATGTGTTGTTTGAAAAAGAAAAATCCTGGCTTTTTGAAAATCTGAGCGCCTGGTGTTTTGTTTTCTCTAGTGGTTCAAGTTTAGTAAACATACCTGATTACACCTGTTATGTTATTGATAAAGAATGACGATATTACTTAGGTACCATAAACATGCCGGGAAAACAATGCGAAATTATATAGTCGCAGGAGTTAAGATATGTAAATCATCTTTTATCAAATATCTCGACTCCGGCACAGCCAAATGCAGCGACAAGGTAAAACCTTTACATCAAGACAATTTTTTCCATCATCTACGCCATATCAATACCATGGCAACCAGACTTCCCA
This window contains:
- a CDS encoding SapC family protein; translated protein: MFTKLEPLEKTKHQALRFSKSQDFSFSNNTSAVQLSFSEIPQACQYYPIVFPKDGVCLPMALLGIAEGENAYATSRGEWKVPYIPFSIRMYPFTLVKTGAQEETFALCIDPDAPHFASGMGDPMFTADGEANEFTQGILKALTQYQKEIAGTQALFAVLADKELIVDRKIEFNVNGTKRGIDGFKGVDMEKLITMDDAFLANLVRKGTLSLVYSHLQSLSKFGLLFQKNESTASGS